From the bacterium genome, the window GCTCGTCAACGAGTCGACCGATATGCTTTGCATCCGCGAAGCAGCGTTTGATCTCGTCAAAGAGGGTGAGGATTTCAAGATATTCAAGAACTCCGACAAGTATCTCGGTATCGTCTTCCATGAGGATGCCATAGAGGACTACAAAAAGGTGATAAAAAAAATAGATGGCCACTTCAACACCTACGTATTCTCACTTGGTGACGAGCCACATGAGAAGGAGTTCGAGGATATCAAAAATAAGGTGACGCTGTGCGCCATACCCGAGGTAATTCTCAAGGTGTATCGTGAGATTTTTAAATAAACATTATGTGGATTAATTTCAAGGATTATCAAGAAAATGCTGTTGTCGATCTAAAGCGCGAATCGAACAAACTACTCGACGCTGAAGGAGACAAAGTACTTATATTCAAAGCCCCTACGGGCTCCGGAAAGACGCTGATGGCGGCGGAGTTTTTGAAGCGCCTCATTGATTCACGTATCGACGGCAAGAGATTCTCGTTCGTCTGGATTGCGGTAAACAAGCTCCATGACCAGAGCCGTGAGAAGCTCGCAAAATACTACGACCACTACGCTGTCGGCTTGAAGTGTTCGCGCTACGAGGATTTGGAGGACAAGAAGATCGCCGAAAACGAGATCCTGTTCCTGAACGGGGCCAGCATCAACAAGAAGGGCAACATATACGTGCGCGCCAATGAGCGCGACAACAATCTCACATCCGTTATTGCTCGTACAAAGAACGAGGGGCGCATTGTCGTGCTGATCATCGACGAAAGTCACCATACAGCTAAGAGCGAGAACTCGAAGGATTTGATCCGCGAGATTGGTCCCAAGCTCACACTCGAAGTATCGGCGACGCCTCAACTTAACAACGCGAACCGTATTGTCGAGGTCGAGCTCAAGGCGGTAAAAGACGAGGGTATGATTAAGAAGGAAATCGCGATCAATCCTGGCTTCGAACACTATGTTCTCGATCCGAAAAAGAGCGATAAGACCGCAGATGAACTCGTGCTCGAGAGTGCTCTCAAGAAACGTGCGGAGCTTCAGAAAAAATACGAGGCCCAGGGCTCCGGCGTGAATCCTCTCCTGCTGATTCAGATACCGGATGCGAAAGCTGGTGTTGCGGATAAGAAGGACGAGGTCGTAGCGATGCTTTCCAAGTATGGCATTACCACAAAGAACGGCCGTCTCGCGATCTATCTCTCTGAGAAGGATAACAAGATCAACCTCGCTAACATTGAGAAGAACGAGAACGAGGTGCAAGTTATGATTTTCAAACAGGCCATCGCGCTTGGATGGGACTGCCCGCGTGCGGCAATACTCGTATTGTTCCGTCAGTGGCGCGAGGAGAATATGACGTTTTCTATACAAACACTGGGTCGTATCATGCGCATGCCAGAGCTCAAGCACTATGAGGATCAGGATTTGAACATCGGCTATGTGTTTACGAGTTTGCCGGACATCGAAGTCGCCGAGGACATATCGCGTGACTACATCACTGTGTATGAAGGCAAGCGCCGGCCGGACTATAAGTCCATCGACCTCGAATCATGGCACTCAAAACGCTTCCGTGAGGAGACACGACTTTCATCCGATTTCGTCCCAGTATTTCTCGAAGCCGCAATCAAACTCAGCACAAAAAAGCGGATTTCAACAAAGCACAGTATTGTAGATACAAAACTGGTCGCAAGCGGCAGAATAATTGATGTCGATAAAGTCGCAAAGAACTTAGATAAAGAAGGGACACTCGATATACCCAAGAACGAGGTTGAGTTACAGAATGCTTTCGACCTGTTTGTGCGCAACAATCTCGCGCCTTTTGCCCCAGAGCAACGTTCAATCGCTCGCATCAAGACCTCCCTCTATAAGCTCTTCGACGTCTATCGCGACGAGGATGAGTGGCCGAAAATACAGGCGATGGTGCTGGCCAAAGAGAACCGTCAGCCGATTATCGATACCATCAACTTAGCGAAGGAGAAGTATCTAGAAGTTGTTGGGTCCGGCAAGAGAGAGCTGGTGATGAATGACAAACCATGGAATGTACCGTCGATCATAAACTACAATCTCGACTTCAAGAAAAAGGATTACAAGAAATCCATCATTCAGCCCTACTACGGTAAGACCCGGGGCAGCCAAAGCTCGTTGCTTGACGGCTATACAGAGGAGAGTGCAATCGAGCAGGATTTTATCGAACTACTTGAGAATTCAAAGAACAAGGTCGCGTGGTGGTTCCGGAATGGCTCGCAAGATGGCTCCTACTTCGCGGTCCCTTACATCGAGAATGGACAGAGTCACGCTTTCTACGTTGACTTCATCGTACTTATGAAGGACGGCAGGGTCGGTCTTTTTGACACTAAAGCTGGCATCACTGCGGAGACAGCTGGATCGCGTGCCGAAGGCCTCGCGGATTACGTTGCCGCACAAAATAAGAAAGGCAAAAAACTGTGGGGTGGCATTGTTGTCTATGACAAGAAAAGCTGGAGGTATCACCCGGGTAAGGGATACTCATTCGACCAAAAGAACTTAAAAGGGTGGGAATTTCTCGACTTTTCCTAATGAATGAGGGATGCCTTGTACCACGATCTATGTACTAAAAAAGTAAAATGAAATCACGGGGGAAACATGGCACTGCCACTCAATTTAAAGGGCGCACAAAACAGACAACCTCTCCGAAGTTCCGTGAGCGGAACCTCGATAATTTCAAACTGTTGGTTGCTTACCCCGCTTTTCAGGAGGAGGTGTGTAAAATCCAGGCGGAACTCGAAATCAAAGCCGGTGGTTTTTCCACAACCAAAGAAGCTGAGGAGTGGAATAAACGAGTCATTAAAAAGACAGACATTGTATGGAAACACTATAGTGAGCTCGTAGAAAAAATAAAAACCGATTCAAAAAACAATGGGATTGGTTACCGAATGATGCAACGCCAGCTCGAAATGTTGTACTCTGGGCTTCCCTTCAGTGGGTTAGAGAGTTATGCGAGCTATCTTATCGGGCGATTTAACTTACCCCAACACTATCAAAGCGCTTTGGTTCTCCACCTTCTATATGGGACCATATCGGCTCCGGTTCACAATTATAAAACAGAAGTGCCCTCACCGTTGCGGTCCAGGTCACAACCGAGCGGGTTTTCGGAAGTTAGAGCCACTATCTACACACGCCTAACAAAAGACGAGCAGAGAGAGTTAATCGCATGGATCGAAAGGATCACAAATGAAAGGACACTTCCTAAATACGAGCCACTTGTCAACATTGACCGTGATCTAAAAATAAAAGAAGCATACGAGGCATATAAAGAAAATCGCACCGGTGAGCGTGGCACGATAGCCGACCTCGCCGAGGAGTATTTAGGGGATAGGAAGAAAGCTAACCAAATAAACGCCATTTTACGAGATCTCAGTAAAATTCAAAAAAGCCGATTTGAAAAAGTGAGAAAAAAGCGGTCATAGTTTCTCACTCATTTTTGACGGGCACCGGACAATATAGTCGCAACCAAAAAGTTGCGACACTTTTGTTCACGGGGGCCGAAATCTGCTCGTACACCCCCGTGGCGAGCAGATTTTGTATGATTTCCCCACAGTCCAAAACAGATAAAGAAAGTACCGCTCTCTCTTTTGACGATTTCAAAAAGTCGTTAGGGCCGAGGGCGGCTAAGTACACCGACGCACAGATCGAGGTGATGCGGCGTATTTGTGATGGCATTGCAGATGCCTGTTTTAATACTTGGCTTCAAGATAGAAAAGCGCATAATGATGTTATACAACATGAATCGTCAAACGCTTAGAGCAACAAAAAACTGCGTTGGCCAATGTCGTGTAAGCTCTCAGAAACAACTGCAGGAGGGTGATAGTTTAGATGTCCAAGAAGCCAGTATTCGCAGATACGCCGAAGTGAAAGGCTGGAACATTGTTCCTAATAACAATGTTTGGAAGACAGCTATCTCTGGGCGAAAAACGGAGCGCGACGACTTTGAGGAAATACTGGCCTACATAAAATCTCACCCGGGCACTGTTGACTACTACGTCTTCCGTTCCATCGATCGCGCAACCCGAGCAGGTAGCGGCGAGTTACAACGCATGAAAATGGAACTCGCTAAGTGTGGCGTGCAGATGGTAGACACTTACGGCATCATTCAACCATCAGTAAATACACTTTCTGATCTTGACTTCGAATACGCATGGAGCAGGTTTTCACCGAGCGAGGTAACAGAGGGTGTCTTTGCTACCACCGCCAATCAAGAAGTCACGACGATCCTCACTCGAATGATTGGCCAGTCAATCCGTAATACCCAAAAAGGATACCGCACCCGCCGTCCAACTGACGGGTATCTTAATCAGAAAGTATTTGATGAGTTCGGTAAAAAGAAGTACATCCAAGTACCAGACCCAAAGCGTGCTAAGTTCCGCATCGATATGTTTGAGTTGCGAGCCCAAGGACTAAGTGATGAGGGGTGTGTGAGGCGGATCAATGCAAGCGGCTATCGATCGCCAATCTACAACAAATGGAATGACGCTCACGACAAAATAATCGGGAGACGGGGCGGTAAACCGATGACTATCAAACAATTTCAACGCGATATTCAAAACACCATTTACGCAGGGGTACTGTGCGAGAAGTGGACATATTACAAGCCAGTTCGGGCACAATACCCGGGACTGGTGAGTATCGAGCTGTGGAACCGTGCCAACCGAGGCAAGATCGCAATTATGGAAGCTGCCGACGGTTCTCTCGAGATCGTTAAGGGTAATCGGTCAGCAACAAGCGGAACGAGATTAAAAAACAACCCTCTCTTTTCATACAAATTTATTTCCTGTCCGCACTGTGGTAAGCCAATGCTCGGGAGCTCACCACGAGGCAAGATGGGAAAGCCGCACCCAACTTACCACTGCGCACGAAAGCACAAGTACTTCGGCGTGCCGAAACAAGTATTTGAGGATGCTATAAAAAAGTATATTCGTAGCTTGAAGTTCAACCCTGACTTGTTAGTAGGACTTGAGGCAACGTTTATGGACAAATTCCGTAAACGTGAGCAAGAGATCGTTCGAGCTTCAGGGCACATCCACCAGAGCATCGCAGACCTTGAGAGTGAACAGGCCATGAAGCTAGAAGCATACACAGCGAGTAAGAGCGCAGTCATACGGGATATGCTTGAAAAGGAGATCGAAGGCCTAGAGAAGCAAATCAAGTCTGCCGGTAAGGAGCGCCTCAAAATACAAATAACTCGAGATGACATCAAGTCATTCATGCGGGAGGCAAAAATGATTATGGAACACCCAGCACAAATACTCCTAAACCAAAAGGATATAAGGGTTCAAAGGGAATTATTCGGACTGGTATTTGAAACTATGCCGACCTACGTCGAAATACTTAGTGGAACACCTAAATTATCCCTAGCTTTCAGGCTTTCTTCGGACTTTGTGCCCGATAAAAACCAACTGGTGACCCCACGGGGAATCGAACCCCGATTACTGCCTTGAGAAGGCAATGTCCTAACCGTTAGACGATAGGGCCGTTAATACGGATAAGACTATAGGAAAATCAACCTTAAAACAACCACTATCCGTGTGCCCCTCTAGACTTTGTTGACTTTTTTATAAATTATGACATAATTAGCGTCAGATAAATGGACTCGGCTAATTTCACAAAAAGAAAGGAGTACTTTGTATGATTACTGTTAAAAGACAGGGGGAAATTGCTCTTATAGTGTTGAAAGAGATCCTTCGCAACAGAGGCATTAAGCCTGATACCGAGGAGATCAGGAAACAGGCGAAAGAGGCAGTGGAAAAATTAAATAAAAGAGGTGCCAACCTCTCTATCCCGGAAGCAACCGAATTTTACCTCACCCTCTGTGATGATCTGGTTAAAGAGATGAAAGAAGGCCTTTCTAAAAAATGAGACCTCGAAAAATAAGCCCTATGCGTTCTGCATAGGGCTTTCTTTTTAACGTTTTCTCCACTCCTCATCCTGTCTCACAAGAAGTTTTTCTTTTTGGTCGGGGTTGGCCATGATGGCTTCCACTACCCTTTCCATCCGCATGGATTGTGAACCCTTAACGAGAACGATGTCTCCCGGTTCAATAATGCTTTTTATATATTCCCCCGCTTGAATAGAATCTTCAAAATGAGCCAGTTTTCGCTTCCCCATTTTTTTCTTGAGCGCCCCCGTTTCAATGAAGTGCGAGCGCATACCCACCGTAATAAGCAGGTCCGCCACTTCGGCGGAGTATTTGCCCGCATTTCTGTGTTCTTCAATCGAGTATTTTCCCAATTCCATCATGTCTCCCAAAACTGCGATTTTTCTTCCGGAAATATCAAGGCGGGCAAGAGTCGCCAAAGCTTCATGCACGGCAACGGGAGAAGAGTTGTACGTATCGTCAATAATAACGGTATCCGCCATTCCCGAAACGATGTGCATTCTTCCCGGAGGAAATTGTCCCGAAGAGACAGCCTGCGCGGATTTAAGAATCGGCAAGCCTTGCGAGATTCCCACCGCAATCGCGGCAAGCACGGGATAGATATGCTGACGGCCCAAGACACCGGGAACACGGATGGGAATGCTTACTCCCCTATGGTCGACTTTAAACGTCATGCCGACTGGGATTTTTTCTTTTCCTTCTTTTTCATATATCGGTTCGTCATGAGCCCCCAACACCACGTTGCCGTCCGCAAAACCGTATGGAAGCGTGCTTCCTGCAAAAGAATGCCTCAATGAAAGAGCATGTTTATCATCTTCGCTGTACACCAAAACGCCGTCTCCTTTAAGCGCGCGCACCAGATGGCCTTTTTCTTTCGTTACATCTTCGGGAGAATCAAAAAACTCGACATGAACGGGCACGTCGCTGAAACGCGTCAGGACGACGATATCGGGATGAAGCCAATGTGATATTTTTCTTATGTCGCCCGGCCTGTCGGCGCCGACTTCAAGCACAAGCCATTTGGGATAATGGCTGGGAAACAGAATAAGCGCGAGCCCCGATATGAGATTTTTTCCCCACGTGAGCGGGTTTCGCCAGCCGTTCTCAACACCGATAATCGTCAACGGAACGCCGATTTCGCTATTGAAACTTTTTGCGCTTTTTCGAACAAAAAATGCGCCGGATAAAACGTTGTAGACGGCGTCTTTAGTCGAGGTTTTCCCCACGCTTCCCGTAACGGCAATTATCTTCGGCTTATATTTGAGAATGATGAGACGGGACTCAAGCGTAAGAAAGAATACTATGATTTTTTTGAAAATGGAAAGCATCGGTTTTAGCGGTCAAATGGCACCTCATAATAATTTATCAGAAATTTCGTTATATCGATAAACGGGTGCGTCAGTGTTTCAGAAGCGTATCGTACTCCTTTCGGGTCCATTGTAAAGAGGAAAACGAGAAATTCGGGGTCATAGGCGGGAAAGTAGCCGAAAAACGAGTGGAGGTATTTCCCTTCTTGATACCCCCCTCCTCCGGTTCCGACAACCTGCGCCGTACCCGTTTTTGCCGCGACACTATAGTGGGGCAATTTGACGGTACCACCCAAAAGGGCTTCGTCGACGACACGGACGAGCATCCGCGTAATTTCTTCCGATGTTTCCTGTTTCAAGACGCGCTCTCCGCGGTCAATGGCGATTGTTTTGGAAAGTCCGTTTTTATAGTTTATTTTTTTTACGAGATGCGGGTTAATCAGAAGACCCCCGTTTCCGAGAGCCGAAAGGGCTCTGACGGTGGCTATGGGCGTAAAGGCGATTCCCTGTCCGTAGGCGGCGGTGGCAAGCTCGATGTCGCGTCCGCTGTCAAGGTTGTCGATGAGACCGTACGTTTCATTGGGAAGGTCGATGCCGGTTTCGTCCCCGACTTTGTACGCTTTCATATAATTTACAAATGCTTCTTTGCCCATTTTAAACATGGCGAAAGCGGCACCCGTGTTGAGAGACTGATTGAGCACCTCTTGCATATCGACAATCCCTCTTCCCTTTCCGTCAAAGTTTGAAATGCGCGCATTGTTGAGGATAAGGTAGCCTTTGTCGTCGTATGTCGTACTTGCGGTGATAGCACCCGTATCAAGAGCCGCGGCAACCGTGAGAGGTTTTATGATGGAACCCATTTCGTACACGTTCTCAACAAGCGGGTTTGAAAAGACGTGCGGGTCTTCTTCGTTTTGAAAGGTATTGAGATTAAATGTCGGGTACGCTCCCATAGCATAGATTTCACCGGTTTTCGGATTGATAATAATCCCCCCCACTTCATCCGAATTCCACGTTTCATCGATTTTCTTGAGTTCCCGTTCCAAAAACGACTGCACCGTCGGTTCGATGGTCGCGACGATGTTTCCTTCGTGCTTCGCTTCACCTGCTATGTTTTCTTTAAGGTTTGAAAAAATTTCTGCGAAGAAATTGATGTACAATCCACCGCTTTCGCGCGCGAGCGTGTCTTCATAATACCGTTCAAGACCGTAACGGCCGGCAAGTGTATCGTCTTTGTATCCCAAAAATCCGATAAGGTGGGAAGCGAGACTTTCGGCGGGATAAAATCTCCATTTTTCCGTATAAATATTTACGCCGGAAATTTTAAGGGCTTCGATTTTTTTTGCCGTGGTTTCGTCAACGCGTTTGGCGATTTCTTCGTACGGGTCTTCTTTTTTCGCGGCTTTCGCGAGAAAAGCGTCACGGTCAAGAGCAATGGCTGAAGAAATTTGGACGTATGCGGACTGCGCGTCGGCAAGGATGCTCGGGTTTATGGCAACCGTAAAACCAGAACGAACAAATGCCATTGGTTCGGGGCCACCGTCCTTTGTTTCAAAATAAATGGTTCCTCTGTTGAAAAGGTTTACGTCCTGACGGACATATTGCTTGTCAGCCTTAAGGCGGTACTCTTCACCCGAAACCACCTGCACAAAATAGAGCCTCGAAAGAAGCAACAACGAAAAAAGCAAAAAGATGACGGAGAGAAATCTCAAACGACCGGGAAATGCCTTCATGAAGGCTTATGGCAAAACGTTAACCGATAGTCCTTTGCCGAGCTCCGCGCGCTCGATGAACTGGGTGTCGTTTACTTGTTTATAGCCTTGAGAATAGGCAAAATCCAGACTAATTGAGTTTTTCTGGGAAATATAGGAACTTTCCATTTCGGACAGCCGGGCCTGCAATGCGCTTATGTTTCCGGCCATTTTTTCCCTGTGTACGACATTAAGAACCGTGTTATTCACGAGAACCAAATAGGCGCCCCAGGAAAAAACCACCGAGGCCAAAAGTATCAAAAATATCTTTTTATCGTTGTAAATGTAAGAAATTGTTTGTGTCATATTGTTTTTTCAATGATTCGAAGCTTGGCGCTTCTGGCACGGGGATTGTCCTTTACTTCCTTAAAATCCGCCGTGATGACTTTTTTATTGACTAACGAAGCCGTCTCTTCTTTTTCTCTTTCCCGAAAAAAAGTCTTTACCGTTCTGTCTTCGCCGCTGTGAAAAGATATGACTCCCATTCGCCCTTTGTCGGCAAGCCGTGCAAAACCTTTTGTTAGCCCTTCTTTCAATGCGCCGACTTCATCATTAACCGCCATTCGGAGCGCCTGAAAAGTTTTTGTGGCGGGATGAATGCGGCGGGTTGCATACCATGACGGAGTGGCTTTCTTAATGACATCGACAAGTTCGGCGGTTGTTCCGATGGGTTTCTTGTTTCTCTGCTCCACGATTGCCGAAGCGATGCGTCGTCCGAAACTTTCTTCTCCGTACTCGTACAGAAGCCATTCGAGGTCCTCTTTGCTCCATCCGTTTATTATTGAAAACGCGGTAGTGGTCTCGGGAGTGATTTCTTTTTCAAAGGTCATCAAAAGCGGTTCGTCTTTCTGAAAAGAAAATCCCCGACCGCTTACTTCCAGTTGTTCGGAATTAAGACCGAGGTCAAAGAGTATCGAGTGCGCTTCTTTTATGCCGGCTTCGTCAAGAACCGTATCAAGATTCCTGAAATTCGCCTGTTTTAAAATCACGCGACACTTCGCTGTCCCAAGACTTTTTTTTGCTTCCTCAAGTCTGTCGGCGTCTCTGTCGATTCCGACATATGTCCCTTTGGAACCCAGGAGTGCCGCGACTGAGGCACCGTGCCCTCCGTTCCCTACCGTTGCATCGAGAAAGACGCTTCCTTCTTTGGGAAGAAGTCCTGCGACAACTTCTTGTAAAAGAACACTGACGTGGGACATAGGACTAAAAGGCTCCTATTTCTCCCAATTTCTCGGCGAGAAGATCGGCCTGCTTCTCGATCCGTTTCTTGTATTCCGTCCATCGTTTCTCGTCCCAGATTTCTATCCTGTTGTGAACGCCAGCAAACACTACCTTGCCCGTCAGCTGAGCGAACTCTCTCAAGAAATCCGGAATGAGAATCCTGCCGATAGAATCGACACCCGCCTCCACCGCACCGGCGAGCATGAAGCGATTGAAGCCTCTTGCGTCCGCCTGCCCCATCGCGAGTGCTCCGAGCTTTTCGGAAATTGTTTTCCACTCACCGATAGGATACAGAAAGAGACAATTATCGAGTCCGTGGGTGATAACGACCGTTTTGCCTACTTCCTTTCGAAATTTCGAAGGAAGGGAAACGCGGCTCTTGTCATCAATCGTGTGTGTGTATTCTCCAATTAACATTTTTCCACTTTATCCCACGTGCCTACATTATATAACACACTCTCCCACCCTACTATGTTTCTTATCCACACAATTCACTAAGTTATTGATTAAATCTTCTTTATGTTGTATAATTAGGGTTAGGTAGAAATAAGGCTCTTTTTAAAGTCACAACAAGGAGGTTTTGTATGAGGGGAAGAAACAGCGATTCACAAAATGTGTGCGCACGGTTTGAGGCCAACGCACGGACATTCGGAAGAGGAGCATGTTCCCGCTCTTCCCGAGCACATGAACCGGTTTATCTTAGGAAGGAGGAACGGCCCCACGGCCAGGAAATCGTCAAAATAGTCACAGGCAGTCCTGTGACAACCCTTTTTCAGACAGGAGGCAGATAACCGTAGCAGAAATTTCAAAAGCCCAAGCGACACACGCTTGGGCTTTTCTTTTCAAATAAAATTAAATGTGGTATAATGATGTTCAGATAAAAAGACCTTTTTAAAACGATCCCTAACCTTAAGGAGGACATATGGAACGCCAAATCAGTCAGTGGGATTTTGTATCTCTCCGACAGTCCTTCAAAACAAGTGAAGGGATTGTTCCGGAAAATACAAAAGCGCGGGTGCTCGAATTGTACGGAAAGAAGCGGTGCAAGGTGTTGTTTTTTTCGTCACGTTTTTACAAAGACGTGGTCCCACAAGAGATTCTTGCATTCGAACATTCCCACGTAGAATTTACACGTCGGATGCTTTCGCTGGAAAGACCGCCTGTCCCAATGTTTCATAACATCCCCAACATCTGTTACGCCTGAACAAAAACATAAAAAACGCCTCGTTTCTTGAGGCGTTTTTTCTTTTTATTTAATCTTTCGGTCTCATTAGAGGAAAGATTTGAGATTCCCGAATGCTTTCACCCGACAAGAAACTGAAAAGTCTTTCTGAAAGACCGAAACCGAAAGTCGGCGGCATTCCATATTCCATCGCCTCCACATATTCAAAATCGGCCATATGCGCCTCATTATCACCGGCGTCACGGAGTTTCTGCTGATTTTCGAAACGTTCCCGCTGGTCGATAGGGTCATTCAGTTCATTAAACGCCTTTCCCACTTCGCTTCCGGCTAAAATAATTTGGAAACGGTCAACGACACTCGGGTCTTTAACGGATTTTTTCGCAAGAGGTTCAAGATATATCGGAAACCCGGTGAGAATAACAGGTCCTTTTATGGTCTTCCTGATTTTTTTCCAAAGAAGGTCAATGCCCCGCCCTATATCAATATTTTCTTCATATTTTATTTTTTCCTTATCCAGAAGACCGCACACAACTTTTCTATCGGCCTTTCTTGGATCAAAACCATATTGTTCCTGCATGAGCGCATTGAAATCCTGCCAAATCCATTCATCTCCAAGGTCAATATCAAATTCGCCTATTTTGAATTTGAGCGTATTGAATGTTTCTTTTGCAACCTGCTTATACAGTTCAATAACCATAGGAATGCCCTTGCGTGCGTCCTGGTATGCTTCGTAAAATTCAAAATGCGTATAATCTTGGGCATGTTCATACGACATTCCTTCGTTTCTAAACACCCTCCCGATTTCAAATATTTTGGGAATACCGCCGATAATCAATTTTTTGTGCCACAACTCAGGCGAAATACGCAGATACACGTCTATATCCAGTGCGTTGTGGTGAGTAACAAAAGGTCGTGCCTCGGCACCTCCCGTTTTGGTTTCTAAAATAGGAGTTTCAACTTCGATAAAACCGCGTTTAAGCATAAAAGAACGGACAGCGTTCCAAAATACCGAGCGTTTTTTTATGATTTCGGTCGTTTTCTGATTAAGTAAAATGTCGAGATATCGTTTTCGGTACCGCCCCTCTTCATCTTTGATACCAAACCACTCATCAGGAATTTGATTTAAGCTCTTTGAAAGCAGTCTCCATGATTTTCCCGATAACGAATTGACTCCCCTCTTGGTGGTGAACGCTCCTCCGGTAATTTCCACAAAATCGCCGGTATTGATGGTTTCTACAAATAACTTGAATTGTTCTTCGCCAATATCGTCTTTTTTTACCAATGCTTGCACGCGGGCAGAACCGTCAAAGAGGTCAATAAAAATAATTCCCCCTTGGTCCCTAAACGACATAATGCGTCCGGCAAGAGTTACCTGTTCTTGCGAAGAAAAAAGCGTACTAAAAACTTCCAGAAAATTGGCATTTTCATGCGTCCGAAAAGATTCAGCGGGATGAGGGTCAATCCCGTGTTCTTTTAAAATTTCTATCTTTTTCAGCCTTTCGGACCGAGTTTCGTCAGTAGACATGGGCTCTATTATATCAATTTTTCTTTTTTTCTTCCCGCTTTCCCCAGGCCGTTTGAGTAAGAACTCACTTTCCAAAAATCTTACGGGACCTCTCCCCCCAGTTGGAGCGAGCAACCCCTTTTTCAGAGACTAGCGAGTGCGACGGCACGAGCTCGAGGAATTTTCTAGTAAGAAAATATCCGTGCTCTGAAGAAGGGATTGTGAACGATTTTTATTTGATTTTCAGAATTTTGTATCGAACGGCGCCTTCGGGAGTTTCAAAGGAAAAAGTTTCTCCTTTCTT encodes:
- a CDS encoding DEAD/DEAH box helicase family protein, which translates into the protein MWINFKDYQENAVVDLKRESNKLLDAEGDKVLIFKAPTGSGKTLMAAEFLKRLIDSRIDGKRFSFVWIAVNKLHDQSREKLAKYYDHYAVGLKCSRYEDLEDKKIAENEILFLNGASINKKGNIYVRANERDNNLTSVIARTKNEGRIVVLIIDESHHTAKSENSKDLIREIGPKLTLEVSATPQLNNANRIVEVELKAVKDEGMIKKEIAINPGFEHYVLDPKKSDKTADELVLESALKKRAELQKKYEAQGSGVNPLLLIQIPDAKAGVADKKDEVVAMLSKYGITTKNGRLAIYLSEKDNKINLANIEKNENEVQVMIFKQAIALGWDCPRAAILVLFRQWREENMTFSIQTLGRIMRMPELKHYEDQDLNIGYVFTSLPDIEVAEDISRDYITVYEGKRRPDYKSIDLESWHSKRFREETRLSSDFVPVFLEAAIKLSTKKRISTKHSIVDTKLVASGRIIDVDKVAKNLDKEGTLDIPKNEVELQNAFDLFVRNNLAPFAPEQRSIARIKTSLYKLFDVYRDEDEWPKIQAMVLAKENRQPIIDTINLAKEKYLEVVGSGKRELVMNDKPWNVPSIINYNLDFKKKDYKKSIIQPYYGKTRGSQSSLLDGYTEESAIEQDFIELLENSKNKVAWWFRNGSQDGSYFAVPYIENGQSHAFYVDFIVLMKDGRVGLFDTKAGITAETAGSRAEGLADYVAAQNKKGKKLWGGIVVYDKKSWRYHPGKGYSFDQKNLKGWEFLDFS
- a CDS encoding Mur ligase family protein, translated to MLSIFKKIIVFFLTLESRLIILKYKPKIIAVTGSVGKTSTKDAVYNVLSGAFFVRKSAKSFNSEIGVPLTIIGVENGWRNPLTWGKNLISGLALILFPSHYPKWLVLEVGADRPGDIRKISHWLHPDIVVLTRFSDVPVHVEFFDSPEDVTKEKGHLVRALKGDGVLVYSEDDKHALSLRHSFAGSTLPYGFADGNVVLGAHDEPIYEKEGKEKIPVGMTFKVDHRGVSIPIRVPGVLGRQHIYPVLAAIAVGISQGLPILKSAQAVSSGQFPPGRMHIVSGMADTVIIDDTYNSSPVAVHEALATLARLDISGRKIAVLGDMMELGKYSIEEHRNAGKYSAEVADLLITVGMRSHFIETGALKKKMGKRKLAHFEDSIQAGEYIKSIIEPGDIVLVKGSQSMRMERVVEAIMANPDQKEKLLVRQDEEWRKR
- a CDS encoding penicillin-binding protein 2, yielding MKAFPGRLRFLSVIFLLFSLLLLSRLYFVQVVSGEEYRLKADKQYVRQDVNLFNRGTIYFETKDGGPEPMAFVRSGFTVAINPSILADAQSAYVQISSAIALDRDAFLAKAAKKEDPYEEIAKRVDETTAKKIEALKISGVNIYTEKWRFYPAESLASHLIGFLGYKDDTLAGRYGLERYYEDTLARESGGLYINFFAEIFSNLKENIAGEAKHEGNIVATIEPTVQSFLERELKKIDETWNSDEVGGIIINPKTGEIYAMGAYPTFNLNTFQNEEDPHVFSNPLVENVYEMGSIIKPLTVAAALDTGAITASTTYDDKGYLILNNARISNFDGKGRGIVDMQEVLNQSLNTGAAFAMFKMGKEAFVNYMKAYKVGDETGIDLPNETYGLIDNLDSGRDIELATAAYGQGIAFTPIATVRALSALGNGGLLINPHLVKKINYKNGLSKTIAIDRGERVLKQETSEEITRMLVRVVDEALLGGTVKLPHYSVAAKTGTAQVVGTGGGGYQEGKYLHSFFGYFPAYDPEFLVFLFTMDPKGVRYASETLTHPFIDITKFLINYYEVPFDR
- the rsmH gene encoding 16S rRNA (cytosine(1402)-N(4))-methyltransferase RsmH, translating into MSHVSVLLQEVVAGLLPKEGSVFLDATVGNGGHGASVAALLGSKGTYVGIDRDADRLEEAKKSLGTAKCRVILKQANFRNLDTVLDEAGIKEAHSILFDLGLNSEQLEVSGRGFSFQKDEPLLMTFEKEITPETTTAFSIINGWSKEDLEWLLYEYGEESFGRRIASAIVEQRNKKPIGTTAELVDVIKKATPSWYATRRIHPATKTFQALRMAVNDEVGALKEGLTKGFARLADKGRMGVISFHSGEDRTVKTFFREREKEETASLVNKKVITADFKEVKDNPRARSAKLRIIEKTI
- the mraZ gene encoding division/cell wall cluster transcriptional repressor MraZ → MLIGEYTHTIDDKSRVSLPSKFRKEVGKTVVITHGLDNCLFLYPIGEWKTISEKLGALAMGQADARGFNRFMLAGAVEAGVDSIGRILIPDFLREFAQLTGKVVFAGVHNRIEIWDEKRWTEYKKRIEKQADLLAEKLGEIGAF